Genomic window (Kangiella profundi):
CACCAACCATACCCAGTCCTGTCGCCATAATCGCCAAAGCTCTAAAGAACAGCTGACGATTAAGCAGACGTACCATTAAAGGTTTGGTCGTTGTGAAATTAAATTTCATATCCGATGCTCCCTATTAACATCCTATATTCTTATTCTAGATCATATAATACACATTTGTCATACATCTTTTAATAAATATCAAGCCTATTGATCTAGATCATGGTTTTGTTGGTATTTTTACGTAATATGGCTGACAAGAAAGACGTCCAGACCATCTAAAGATGCATTTGCAATATATTTTTTGGTTGACGTCTTATTTTTTAAATCTTAATATGTACTTAAAATACATCTTTAAGAATAATCACGATCAGGGCAAATCAGTGAACAAAGTTAGCGCACAGAATCTTTTCTTTCCCGCGGCCTGCATTCATGCAGCGATAACCGCGGTTTTAACTGTGCTTGCCTATCAGTTCAGTTCCGAATGGTTAATCGCATTTGTTGGGTTGGGCCATGCTCACGAAATGCTATTTGGCTTTGCTCTGGCGTTAATCGCAGGCTACACCCTCGGCCAGATTGAAGCACGCTGGTTGTGGATACTATTCGGTTTATGGTTGTTTGCCCGTATCGGTTACTGGGTGGATCCGGCGGGCGCTATTGGCCAGTGGTCAAGTCCACTATTCGCTTTGGTATTGGCCTGGAAAATCGTACCACGCTTCTTTGCCGCAAAAAAATGGCGCAACCGCATGATTAGTCCGTTATTGATGGCAATCTGTAGCGTCCCATTAGCCTGGCTGATTTTGCGTGAGATGGGCTGGCCAGTGGCGCCAGGCCAGTTATCGCAGGCCATGATTCTTTTATTGGTCATGTTAATGGCGTTCATCGGAGGGCGGATAATTGCTCCAGCAGTTGCCGGTGAAATGCAAAAACATGGCATTACTCAACAAGCTCGTGTTCAACCACAGCTTGAAGCTTTAATACTTCTGCTTCTACCTGCGGGCGCCATATCTGCCCTGATCCCAGGTGCCT
Coding sequences:
- a CDS encoding NnrS family protein is translated as MNKVSAQNLFFPAACIHAAITAVLTVLAYQFSSEWLIAFVGLGHAHEMLFGFALALIAGYTLGQIEARWLWILFGLWLFARIGYWVDPAGAIGQWSSPLFALVLAWKIVPRFFAAKKWRNRMISPLLMAICSVPLAWLILREMGWPVAPGQLSQAMILLLVMLMAFIGGRIIAPAVAGEMQKHGITQQARVQPQLEALILLLLPAGAISALIPGASQVAGVLSMIVAIVIAIRLIRWQIWRCGDRADLIGLGIGYGWLAIGTFALGFAIFFEMATYVLLHFITVGALGTLSASVILKSRLHQFKHLPQPKIMIMNILGLLFLATLFRVLAGAIVDSSPGLTGPNLLWLSALSWSAAYIALTIFMLSTQTNIFTKKPSLKKASTGAAVPNIKNAASVVTQSKRGQCHDSI